From Triticum urartu cultivar G1812 chromosome 2, Tu2.1, whole genome shotgun sequence, a single genomic window includes:
- the LOC125539803 gene encoding methylmalonate-semialdehyde dehydrogenase [acylating], mitochondrial isoform X1 encodes MLRAVLLRSASGLRRSPMAAPLSTAAASWLAEGTSSPPRVRLLIGGDFVESKATEHVDVTNPATQEVVSRIPLTTADEFRAAVDAARTAFPGWRNTPVTARQRIMFKYQELIRANMDKLAENITTEQGKTLKDAWGDVFRGLEVVEHACGMGSLQMGEYVSNVSHGIDTFSIREPLGVCAGICPFNFPAMIPLWMFPIAVTCGNTFVLKPSEKDPGAAMMLAELAMEAGLPKGVLNIVHGTHDVVNNICDDEAIKAVSFVGSNTAGMHIYSRASASGKRVQCNMGAKNHAIILPDADRDATLNALIAAGFGAAGQRCMALSTAVFVGGSEPWEDELVKRASNLVVSSGTANDADLGPVISTQAKDRICKLVQSGADSGARLVLDGREIVVPQFEDGNFIGPTVLADVKSDMECYQEEIFGPVLLLMKAESLDDAIQIVNRNKYGNGASIFTTSGVSARKFQTDIEAGQVGINVPIPVPLPFFSFTGSKASFAGDLNFYGKAGVQFFTQIKTITQQWKESSPQRVSLSMPTSQK; translated from the exons ATGCTTCGCGCCGTCCTCCTCCGCTCAG CCTCCGGCCTCCGCCGGTCGCCGATGGCCGCCCCGCtatccaccgccgccgcctcgtgGCTCGCCGAGGGGACCTCGTCGCCG CCCAGGGTGCGCCTACTCATCGGCGGCGACTTCGTCGAGTCGAAGGCCACCGAGCACGTCGACGTCACCAACCCC GCGACGCAGGAGGTGGTGTCCCGGATCCCGCTCACCACCGCCGACGAGTTCAGGGCCGCGGTGGACGCTGCCAGGACCGCCTTCCCTGGCTGGCGGAACACTCCGGTCACGGCGCGGCAGCGCATCATGTTCAAATACCAGGAGCTCATCCGGGCCAACATG GATAAGCTGGCAGAGAACATTACAACCGAGCAGGGAAAGACGCTGAAAGATGCTTGGGGTGATGTATTCCGTGGTCTAG AGGTGGTGGAGCATGCTTGTGGAATGGGGTCACTTCAAATGGGCGAATACGTATCTAATGTTTCTCATGGGATTGACACCTTTAGTATTAGGGAGCCACTCGGCGTATGTGCTGGGATTTGCCCATTCAATTTCCCTGCCATGATTCCCCTATGG ATGTTCCCCATAGCTGTTACTTGTGGGAATACTTTTGTTCTAAAGCCATCAGAAAAGGATCCAG GGGCTGCTATGATGCTTGCGGAGCTAGCGATGGAGGCTGGTTTACCAAAGGGTGTGTTGAACATTGTTCATGGTACCCAT GATGTTGTCAACAATATTTGTGATGACGAGGCTATTAAGGCAGTATCATTTGTTGGTTCCAATACA GCAGGTATGCATATATATTCTAGAGCATCTGCGAGTGGGAAGCGTGTTCAG TGTAACATGGGTGCAAAGAATCATGCCATTATCCTTCCTGATGCTGATCGAGATGCCACATTGAATGCCCTTATTGCTGCCGGTTTTGGTGCAGCTGGGCAAAGGTGCATGGCATTGAGCACTGCTGTTTTTGTTGGAGGTTCAGAACCATG GGAGGATGAACTAGTCAAACGTGCAAGTAACCTTGTAGTTAGTTCCGGAACAGCTAATGATGCTGACCTTGGTCCAGTGATCAGTACACAG GCCAAGGACCGCATCTGCAAGTTAGTCCAAAGTGGCGCTGACAGTGGTGCTCGACTTGTGCTGGATGGAAGGGAGATTGTG GTTCCTCAATTTGAGGATGGCAACTTTATTGGTCCAACTGTGTTGGCTGATGTTAAAAGTGATATGGAGTGTTACCAG GAGGAAATTTTTGGTCCAGTTCTTCTCTTGATGAAG GCAGAGAGCCTAGATGATGCCATACAAATTGTAAACAGAAACAA GTATGGCAATGGGGCTTCCATCTTTACCACATCTGGTGTCTCAGCAAGGAAATTTCAGACGGACATTGAAGCTGGCCAG GTGGGTATCAACGTGCCGATCCCGGTACCCCTGCCGTTCTTCTCCTTCACGGGTAGCAAAGCTTCCTTCGCCGGAGACTTGAATTTCTACG GCAAGGCGGGCGTGCAGTTCTTCACCCAGATCAAGACCATCACGCAGCAGTGGAAGGAGTCGTCTCCCCAGCGCGTTTCTCTCTCCATGCCCACCTCGCAGAAGTGA
- the LOC125539803 gene encoding methylmalonate-semialdehyde dehydrogenase [acylating], mitochondrial isoform X2, protein MLRAVLLRSASGLRRSPMAAPLSTAAASWLAEGTSSPPRVRLLIGGDFVESKATEHVDVTNPATQEVVSRIPLTTADEFRAAVDAARTAFPGWRNTPVTARQRIMFKYQELIRANMDKLAENITTEQGKTLKDAWGDVFRGLEVVEHACGMGSLQMGEYVSNVSHGIDTFSIREPLGVCAGICPFNFPAMIPLWMFPIAVTCGNTFVLKPSEKDPGAAMMLAELAMEAGLPKGVLNIVHGTHDVVNNICDDEAIKAVSFVGSNTAGMHIYSRASASGKRVQAKDRICKLVQSGADSGARLVLDGREIVVPQFEDGNFIGPTVLADVKSDMECYQEEIFGPVLLLMKAESLDDAIQIVNRNKYGNGASIFTTSGVSARKFQTDIEAGQVGINVPIPVPLPFFSFTGSKASFAGDLNFYGKAGVQFFTQIKTITQQWKESSPQRVSLSMPTSQK, encoded by the exons ATGCTTCGCGCCGTCCTCCTCCGCTCAG CCTCCGGCCTCCGCCGGTCGCCGATGGCCGCCCCGCtatccaccgccgccgcctcgtgGCTCGCCGAGGGGACCTCGTCGCCG CCCAGGGTGCGCCTACTCATCGGCGGCGACTTCGTCGAGTCGAAGGCCACCGAGCACGTCGACGTCACCAACCCC GCGACGCAGGAGGTGGTGTCCCGGATCCCGCTCACCACCGCCGACGAGTTCAGGGCCGCGGTGGACGCTGCCAGGACCGCCTTCCCTGGCTGGCGGAACACTCCGGTCACGGCGCGGCAGCGCATCATGTTCAAATACCAGGAGCTCATCCGGGCCAACATG GATAAGCTGGCAGAGAACATTACAACCGAGCAGGGAAAGACGCTGAAAGATGCTTGGGGTGATGTATTCCGTGGTCTAG AGGTGGTGGAGCATGCTTGTGGAATGGGGTCACTTCAAATGGGCGAATACGTATCTAATGTTTCTCATGGGATTGACACCTTTAGTATTAGGGAGCCACTCGGCGTATGTGCTGGGATTTGCCCATTCAATTTCCCTGCCATGATTCCCCTATGG ATGTTCCCCATAGCTGTTACTTGTGGGAATACTTTTGTTCTAAAGCCATCAGAAAAGGATCCAG GGGCTGCTATGATGCTTGCGGAGCTAGCGATGGAGGCTGGTTTACCAAAGGGTGTGTTGAACATTGTTCATGGTACCCAT GATGTTGTCAACAATATTTGTGATGACGAGGCTATTAAGGCAGTATCATTTGTTGGTTCCAATACA GCAGGTATGCATATATATTCTAGAGCATCTGCGAGTGGGAAGCGTGTTCAG GCCAAGGACCGCATCTGCAAGTTAGTCCAAAGTGGCGCTGACAGTGGTGCTCGACTTGTGCTGGATGGAAGGGAGATTGTG GTTCCTCAATTTGAGGATGGCAACTTTATTGGTCCAACTGTGTTGGCTGATGTTAAAAGTGATATGGAGTGTTACCAG GAGGAAATTTTTGGTCCAGTTCTTCTCTTGATGAAG GCAGAGAGCCTAGATGATGCCATACAAATTGTAAACAGAAACAA GTATGGCAATGGGGCTTCCATCTTTACCACATCTGGTGTCTCAGCAAGGAAATTTCAGACGGACATTGAAGCTGGCCAG GTGGGTATCAACGTGCCGATCCCGGTACCCCTGCCGTTCTTCTCCTTCACGGGTAGCAAAGCTTCCTTCGCCGGAGACTTGAATTTCTACG GCAAGGCGGGCGTGCAGTTCTTCACCCAGATCAAGACCATCACGCAGCAGTGGAAGGAGTCGTCTCCCCAGCGCGTTTCTCTCTCCATGCCCACCTCGCAGAAGTGA
- the LOC125539802 gene encoding zinc finger BED domain-containing protein RICESLEEPER 2-like — protein sequence MRRRSLPGGSAMGNPGKHEKDVSMKAMVKFDGAHISPRKRLKNQSKVAPEELQPIWEEFQPIYLNGKVQFADCLHCHNRLGYNGNIFLRRHLKTCPAKPESTSAEVTEWMSPQDSCLPIVTIDDISSVSPLKWRSKIWEGFTPIFVEGKLQGAECIHCHKRLSKHGGHLNRHALACSKRHGHDQSHHKGNRSSLPKLKSRVRDESSPARKAQITKCSSKLRRASSSSVITYQPIQVVADHLSLQAPGGTKCSSKLRRASSSSGITYRPIQVVADHLSLPAPDGTGLKKQKTSSMTNATAISTRKFGQDSPYQDIARLITLHGYPLSIVENEDMRRILKNISPMTNKVSLSDMEEHLLALFQKKKINVKDEIALTSQRISLSASIWTHDGPEPTVNYLCLTAHFITEDWKIHRLVIKFGMYSPTNLERIIHCKEACVPESESGSYNVIWDAIRDWNLDQKILSLTSVGEIKNDANTLKLKEMLIKKRCLPIRGKLYNIACVDDMLNSVVSDGRSYILFLVGDIVKDFFGACASSSSMQQQLLEVISQMSLKCPQEDAKWWHKLYFRLEVVLQFNKLFPAAEVLSPEDMTATWPICKILRTFYRVIEVISSPSSPTANVYFSEVWKVRTVLQEEASNDHAEIVTLVMEMQEAFDEYWQNSYVWLSIPVVLDPRFKMSFIQFRLQRAYSTDSLGYLSEIHDTVQELFDEYYNATEQLSGVRLLRSAALDTADNDPLEDWDEHLNCQMSSELDDYLGEVLVPRKDDFDILKWWMEHTTKYPTLAAIARDVLAMPASAVQSEAAFSSSRPVIPKHQSTLSIETIEALVCSRDWMR from the exons ATGCGTCGGCGATCGCTTCCCGGCGGTTCAG CTATGGGGAATCCTGGTAAGCATGAGAAGGATGTCAGCATGAAGGCGATGGTTAAATTTGATGGTGCTCACATCTCGCCCAGAAAAAGGCTCAAGAATCAGTCCAAGGTGGCGCCGGAGGAGTTGCAGCCGATCTGGGAGGAGTTCCAGCCGATCTATCTGAATGGGAAGGTTCAGTTTGCAGACTGCCTCCACTGCCACAACCGCCTCGGCTACAATGGGAATATCTTTCTGCGCCGGCATCTGAAAACCTGCCCAGCCAAACCGGAATCGACGTCGGCCGAAGTGACGGAGTGGATGTCGCCACAGGATTCCTGCCTCCCAATTG TGACGATCGACGACATAAGCTCAGTAAGTCCCCTAAAATGGAGGTCAAAAATATGGGAGGGTTTCACACCCATCTTCGTTGAGGGGAAACTGCAGGGTGCAGAATGCATCCATTGCCACAAGCGCCTCAGCAAACACGGAGGCCATCTGAATCGACATGCTCTAGCTTGTTCAAAACGACATGGGCATGACCAAAGTCATCATAAGGGTAACCGTTCTAGTCTACCTAAATTAAAGTCCAGGGTGCGAGACGAGTCTTCGCCTGCCAGGAAAGCTCAAATCACAAAATGCTCTAGCAAGCTCCGCAGGGCTAGCAGCTCCAGTGTCATCACCTATCAGCCCATTCAAGTGGTGGCAGATCATCTATCCCTACAAGCACCAGGTGGTACAAAATGCTCTAGCAAGCTCCGCAGGGCTAGCAGCTCCAGTGGCATCACCTATCGGCCCATTCAAGTGGTGGCAGATCATCTATCCCTACCAGCACCAGATGGTACAGGGCTGAAGAAACAGAAGACCTCGTCTATGACTAATGCAACTGCGATAAGCACCAGAAAGTTTGGTCAAGATTCACCTTATCAAGATATCGCCAGATTGATAACTTTGCATGGTTATCCTTTGTCAATTGTAGAGAATGAAGATATGAGAAGAATTTTGAAGAACATCAGTCCCATGACTAACAAAGTCTCTCTTAGTGATATGGAAGAACATTTACTTGCTCTGTTTCAGAAGAAGAAGATAAACGTCAAGGATGAAATTGCACTTACCTCCCAGCGTATCTCACTGTCAGCAAGCATCTGGACTCATGATGGACCTGAGCCGACAGTAAATTACCTCTGTTTGACAGCACATTTTATTACTGAAGACTGGAAAATTCACAGATTAGTAATCAAATTCGGCATGTATTCACCTACTAATTTGGAAAGGATAATACACTGCAAGGAGGCTTGTGTTCCAGAGTCGGAAAGTGGATCATACAATGTCATATGGGATGCAATCAGAGACTGGAATCTTGACCAGAAGATTTTGAGCTTGACTTCAGTTGGTGAAATTAAGAATGATGCAAATACCTTGAAGCTCAAGGAGATGCTCATAAAGAAGAGGTGCCTTCCCATCAGAGGCAAGCTGTACAACATTGCTTGTGTGGATGATATGCTAAACAGTGTTGTTTCTGATGGACGATCATATATACTTTTCCTTGTTGGTGACATAGTAAAGGACTTTTTTGGGGCATGTGCATCTTCATCATCGATGCAACAGCAGCTTCTGGAAGTTATTTCACAGATGAGTTTGAAATGTCCGCAAGAAGATGCCAAGTGGTGGCACAAGTTATATTTTAGGCTTGAAGTTGTGCTGCAATTCAACAAGTTGTTTCCTGCTGCAGAAGTGCTGTCTCCAGAAGATATGACAGCTACTTGGCCTATTTGCAAGATTTTGAGGACATTTTATCGTGTTATCGAAGTAATTTCTAGCCCTAGCTCTCCGACAGCAAATGTATACTTCAGTGAGGTATGGAAAGTGAGGACAGTTCTGCAAGAAGAAGCATCAAACGATCACGCAGAGATTGTGACTCTGGTCATGGAGATGCAGGAAGCGTTCGATGAGTATTGGCAAAACTCATACGTGTGGCTGTCAATACCTGTCGTGTTAGATCCAAGATTCAAGATGAGCTTCATTCAATTTCGCCTGCAACGGGCTTACAGCACAGACTCGCTGGGCTACTTATCTGAAATACATGATACGGTCCAGGAACTCTTCGATGAATACTACAATGCTACAGAGCAGCTGAGTGGCGTCCGTCTTTTAAGGAGTGCAGCTCTGGATACAGCTGATAATGATCCTTTGGAAGATTGGGATGAGCACCTCAATTGCCAGATGTCTTCAGAACTTGATGACTACCTTGGGGAGGTTCTAGTCCCAAGAAAAGACGATTTTGACATTCTTAAATGGTGGATGGAACACACCACAAAGTACCCCACACTTGCTGCTATTGCCCGGGACGTCTTAGCGATGCCGGCATCTGCTGTTCAATCTGAAGCAGCATTCAGTAGCAGCAGGCCAGTAATTCCAAAGCACCAGAGCACACTGAGCATCGAGACGATTGAAGCACTTGTGTGTAGTCGAGATTGGATGAGATAA
- the LOC125539804 gene encoding histone-lysine N-methyltransferase SUVR4-like: MGSSRGNRNVRARRAVKAMKLLGISREQTAPVLRRLVELYDDNWQLIEAESYRALADAIFDEQANGGPANGGDQVQGQEELDLELEETGTMPEMFTPEDDDQRPSTSLAVVRKDPDNRITAPRSRTGSRANLLGSDPTQAASPTQTRALSKQRQMQMQMMDEDFQQPVFLREPKPEPVDMDAVDCLNVQPGLIHRSRKRSAPSSEFLALPPPEQTPKQISEGDKNRTTQHCRNREMPTLSVEPANSTMNNGTGSGDGNVQEAPCLDIDIASSPRGDVKMSLKFCIDPSKFHMPALEAVLKMVEDKCLRSHKVLPPDFSIRGLMTEMCQCVVQLGTKHTAEHNTQSDTVGNGSLSENAINRKRKAREEPLVSKGSESGPANSTLAQQHHLALSVSKTIHDITDISKGEENVRISIADESGREKCPPSFYYMPTNAVSQNALISMFLAKIGSEDCCPECFGNCLSAPAPCACARQTGGEYAYTPDGLVKPAFIDECVSMNRFPEEHHRVYCKTCPLERSKNKASPEPCRGHLVRKFIKECWSKCGCNMQCGNRVVQRGIRCNLQVFFTEEGRGWGLRTLDDLPKGTFVCEYAGEILTNTELHERAIQNMQNARYTHPILLDAGWCSGGEPKDEEALCLDGTFYGNVGRFINHRCCDANLAMIPVEVETPDHQYYHVAFFTSKKVEAFEELTWDYGIDFDDERQPMKAFECLCGSRYCRGGRRHLLRKERRRSRVTGTAG, translated from the exons ATGGGCTCTTCCCGAGGTAACCGCAACGTGAGGGCACGGCGGGCCGTGAAGGCCATGAAGCTCCTCGGCATCTCCAGGGAGCAGACCGCCCCCGTCCTCAGGCGCCTGGTCGAGCTCTACGACGACAACTGGCAGCTCATCGAGGCCGAGTCCTACCGCGCCCTCGCCGACGCCATCTTCGACGAGCAG GCCAACGGCGGCCCAGCCAATGGCGGGGATCAGGTGCAGGGGCAGGAGGAGCTCGATCTGGAGCTGGAGGAGACAGGCACCATGCCGGAAATGTTCacgccggaggacgacgaccagcGCCCTTCCACCTCCCTCGCCGTCGTCCGCAAGGACCCGGATAACCGCATCACCGCACCACGCTCAAGGACTGGTTCCAGAGCAAACCTCCTTGGCTCTGACCCAACTCAAGCCGCTTCGCCTACACAGACCAGAGCGCTAAGCAAGCAGAGGCAGATGCAGATGCAGATGATGGATGAAGATTTTCAGCAGCCTGTCTTCCTGAGAGAGCCCAAGCCTGAGCCTGTTGACATGGATGCAGTGGACTGTCTGAATGTGCAACCTGGCTTGATTCACCGTTCGCGCAAGCGCAGTGCGCCCTCCTCCGAGTTTTTGGCATTGCCTCCACCTGAACAAACTCCTAAACAGATTTCAGAAG GTGATAAAAACAGGACAACTCAGCATTGCAGAAATAGGGAAATGCCTACTTTGTCGGTAGAGCCAGCAAACAGCACAATGAACAATGGAACGGGATCTGGAGATGGAAATGTGCAGGAAGCACCTTGTTTAGATATTGATATAGCATCATCCCCTAGGGGTGATGTTAAGATGTCTCTGAAATTCTGTATAGACCCATCAAAGTTCCACATGCCTGCTTTAGAAGCAGTTTTAAAGATGGTTGAGGACAAATGTCTTCGCTCTCACAAGGTTCTTCCTCCTGATTTTTCCATTCGTGGCCTCATGACTGAGATGTGCCAGTGTGTTGTGCAACTGGGCACTAAACATACTGCGGAGCATAATACGCAATCAGATACTGTTGGTAATGGCAGCTTGTCAGAGAATGCTATAAATAGGAAACGGAAAGCTAGAGAAGAACCGTTGGTTTCGAAAGGCTCGGAGAGTGGTCCTGCAAATTCAACCCTTGCCCAGCAACACCATTTGGCACTTTCTGTATCGAAGACTATCCATGACATAACTGATATATCCAAGGGAGAAGAAAATGTGAGGATATCGATTGCAGATGAATCTGGCAGAGAGAAATGCCCACCTTCCTTTTATTATATGCCAACAAACGCTGTATCCCAGAATGCTCTTATTAGCATGTTTCTTGCAAAGATTGGCAGTGAAGACTGTTGCCCTGAATGCTTTGGCAACTGCTTGTCCGCACCTGCACCATGTGCTTGTGCAAGACAAACTGGGGGTGAATACGCATACACACCGGACGGTTTGGTTAAGCCAGCATTCATTGATGAATGTGTCTCTATGAACCGATTCCCAGAAGAACATCACAGGGTGTATTGTAAAACTTGTCCGCTTGAGAGGTCTAAAAACAAAGCTTCACCAGAGCCTTGCAGGGGCCACCTTGTTAGGAAATTCATCAAGGAATGCTGGAGCAAATGTGGCTGTAACATGCAATGCGGTAACCGTGTGGTTCAACGTGGCATAAGATGCAATCTGCAG GTGTTCTTTACCGAAGAAGGGAGGGGTTGGGGGCTCCGCACACTCGATGATTTGCCAAAAGGCACTTTTGTTTGTGAATATGCTGGGGAGATACTAACAAATACAGAACTGCATGAAAGGGCCATTCAAAATATGCAGAATGCTAGGTATACACATCCAATACTTTTGGATGCCGGTTGGTGTTCTGGAGGGGAGCCGAAGGATGAAGAGGCTTTATGCCTAGATGGAACATTCTATGGGAATGTTGGCAGATTCATCAACCACAG ATGCTGTGATGCAAATCTAGCCATGATTCCTGTTGAAGTGGAGACTCCTGATCATCAGTATTATCAT GTTGCATTCTTCACAAGCAAGAAGGTGGAGGCTTTTGAGGAACTGACATGG GACTACGGCATCGATTTCGACGACGAGAGGCAGCCCATGAAGGCGTTCGAGTGCCTGTGCGGAAGCAGATACTGCCGGGGAGGTCGGCGTCACCTTCTAA ggaaggagaggaggaggagcagagTTACCGGTACCGCGGGATGA